One genomic region from Terasakiella sp. SH-1 encodes:
- a CDS encoding protein-glutamate O-methyltransferase, which yields MVEKKIRLVRKNSAGSDGNQKPKVWFVMKPREQAREFPFSDGDFAVLADLIHTRTGIMMKEHKKNMVYGRLARRLRALGLQSFSDYLHYLAGTKGDQEIGFLINAITTNLTKFFRENHHFEHLENQVFPEAIHQIKARRQKRIRIWSAGCSSGEEPYSIAMVLDKALRQHNAKDIDAKILATDLDTNMLEFGRNGNYKLKPGETLNNDYMRYFQPRGEEGDQYHIANRLRNYISFKQLNLIGKWPVKGPFDAIFCRNVMIYFDNKTKQEMTRKFSELLKPGGWLFIGHSETILDTEGHLDLYGRTIYQRVL from the coding sequence ATGGTTGAAAAAAAGATCAGATTGGTTCGTAAGAACAGTGCAGGCAGTGATGGAAATCAAAAGCCAAAGGTATGGTTTGTTATGAAACCACGTGAACAAGCCAGGGAGTTCCCGTTTTCGGATGGGGACTTCGCGGTGCTGGCTGATCTGATTCATACCCGGACCGGTATTATGATGAAAGAGCATAAGAAAAATATGGTCTATGGGCGTTTGGCCCGTCGCCTAAGAGCCTTGGGATTGCAGTCTTTTTCTGATTATCTGCATTATCTCGCAGGGACGAAAGGGGATCAGGAAATCGGTTTTCTGATTAATGCAATCACGACAAACCTGACGAAGTTTTTCCGCGAAAATCATCATTTTGAACATCTTGAAAATCAGGTGTTCCCCGAAGCCATTCATCAGATTAAAGCCCGTCGCCAGAAACGGATACGGATTTGGTCTGCGGGTTGTTCTTCTGGAGAAGAGCCTTACAGTATTGCAATGGTCCTTGATAAAGCTTTAAGACAGCATAATGCCAAGGACATAGATGCAAAAATCCTTGCGACTGATTTGGATACCAACATGTTGGAATTCGGTCGTAACGGCAATTATAAACTTAAGCCTGGTGAAACACTTAATAACGACTATATGCGGTATTTCCAGCCTCGTGGGGAAGAGGGAGATCAATATCACATAGCCAATAGGTTGCGGAACTATATCTCGTTCAAGCAATTGAATTTGATTGGAAAGTGGCCTGTAAAAGGGCCGTTTGATGCAATTTTTTGTCGCAATGTAATGATCTATTTTGATAATAAGACAAAACAGGAAATGACACGTAAGTTTTCAGAACTGCTAAAACCCGGTGGCTGGTTATTCATCGGTCACTCTGAGACGATATTGGATACGGAAGGTCATTTGGACCTGTATGGCCGTACGATTTAT